The Megalobrama amblycephala isolate DHTTF-2021 linkage group LG7, ASM1881202v1, whole genome shotgun sequence genome window below encodes:
- the prdx2 gene encoding peroxiredoxin-2: MSAGNAKIGQPAPQFKATAVVDGQFKDVQLSDYRGKYVVLFFYPLDFTFVCPTEIIAFSERAAEFRKIGCEVLAASTDSHFSHLAWINTPRKQGGLGSMNIPLLADLTQSISRDYGVLKEEEGIAYRGLFVIDDKGILRQITINDLPVGRSVDETLRLVQAFQHTDKYGEVCPAGWKPGSDTIVPDVQKSKEFFSKQ, encoded by the exons ATGTCTGCTGGAAACGCTAAGATCGGTCAGCCTGCTCCTCAGTTCAAGGCCACGGCTGTGGTAGATGGACAGTTTAAAGATGTTCAGCTCTCTGACTACAGAG GGAAATATGTCGTGTTGTTCTTCTATCCGCTTGATTTCACCTTCGTGTGTCCTACTGAGATCATCGCGTTCAGCGAACGGGCTGCCGAGTTCCGTAAAATCGGCTGTGAGGTCCTCGCTGCCTCCACCGACTCTCACTTCAGCCATCTGGCATG GATCAACACCCCCAGGAAGCAGGGTGGACTCGGCTCCATGAACATCCCGCTGTTGGCTGACCTGACTCAGTCCATCTCCCGGGATTACGGCGTTCTGAAAGAGGAGGAGGGCATCGCCTACAG AGGTCTGTTTGTGATTGACGATAAAGGCATCTTGAGGCAGATCACCATCAATGACCTGCCGGTGGGACGCTCGGTGGACGAGACTCTGAGACTGGTGCAGGCCTTCCAGCACACTGACAAATATGGAGAAG TTTGTCCTGCTGGATGGAAACCAGGAAGTGACACTATTGTCCCAGATGTGCAGAAGAGCAAGGAGTTCTTCTCCAAGCAGTAA